A segment of the [Chlorobium] sp. 445 genome:
CTCGCACGATGCACGCGAACTGGCTCGCTTGGCTCTGCGGCGGCGACACCCGCACGCCGATGAGCAGACCCTTGCGCTGCTGTTGGTGGCGCAGTGGTATGGGCCCGCCCTTGCCGCCCGCCTTGCACCCTGCCTCGCCGCTATCAATGCTCACGTAACCCATACATGGTGACAACATCATCAGGGATCGGGAGACGCTCCAAACTGCGTGGCTCTACTTTGATCGCTCCTGAACCGTAGCTTTTGGCTACCCCGCGTAAATTGGCAAGCGTTGCCGCATGATTGCAGGCTTGCCACAGCCGATCAATCGCGTTTTCATCAAGAGTACGTGGATACACACAGAGGAAACTCGTTAATGGAAGTGCCCCAGCACGATTTCGAATAAAGCGTGTATTTCGTCGCCCTAAATACGCAAACAGAATTGGTGGCACACGTCGCTGTTCCATCACATACCACGGGTTCCGCTGTTTCAGCAAGGCCCGCTGGGGTAACCCATAAGCGATACCCTGTAAAAGGTAATCCTGTATCGCCTGCGTCATCTGATCGGTCTGGGTCAAAGCAAGCAGTTGCGTGGGCCGCCCAGCGGTATCGAGCCGTTCAATATCAGTATCGGTGAGTTCATCTCCAAGCACATCACGAGTACGTCCCACGGCAATCCGGAGCACATCATCTGGTAACTTCAGCTCCTGAGCCTGTTGGCGGGTGAGAAAAAAAAAGTCATTCGCACCAGTCGCAATACCCCGCATGACCGTCGCAAAATCGCCCAGACAGGATTGGGTTGTTACGGTGCGTCGTGGTCGTGACAGTCCTGTTTGGAGTGCTTCTTGGATTGAGCGTTGCTCAACCGTGAGCATCGTTGGTGGTGGCGTGAGGTTCTTCGTTGTCATCCATTCGCGAAGCGTGTCACCATCAGGCTGGTGACACGCTCCCCACCAAAAGACAGGTTTTGGTGGTACATTCCTGATTAAAACAACAAGCGCATTCGTATCTACATTGGGAAATGGAGCCGCTGATGGATGAAAGGTAATCACGTCTTCAAGACAATACTGTGTGGTAATCCA
Coding sequences within it:
- a CDS encoding SAM-dependent methyltransferase, which produces MTLPHHFHQVRPTTWYARERLREKGQFWTPLWLAQAMVAYVLQESHHVFDPAIGRGAFLQAMGALHVHNLSYYGFDVDPTVLEDALFQQAGVIVEVRDFLAAPPQQRFAAIVANPPYIRHHRLPAPTKAMLQQRCKEITGFRLDGRTGYHVYFLLQALHLLQINGRLAFVVPADTAEGCSAPMLWQWITTQYCLEDVITFHPSAAPFPNVDTNALVVLIRNVPPKPVFWWGACHQPDGDTLREWMTTKNLTPPPTMLTVEQRSIQEALQTGLSRPRRTVTTQSCLGDFATVMRGIATGANDFFFLTRQQAQELKLPDDVLRIAVGRTRDVLGDELTDTDIERLDTAGRPTQLLALTQTDQMTQAIQDYLLQGIAYGLPQRALLKQRNPWYVMEQRRVPPILFAYLGRRNTRFIRNRAGALPLTSFLCVYPRTLDENAIDRLWQACNHAATLANLRGVAKSYGSGAIKVEPRSLERLPIPDDVVTMYGLREH